From Anaerohalosphaeraceae bacterium, one genomic window encodes:
- a CDS encoding DUF1080 domain-containing protein, whose product MMRTILLSAVVIMFSLTAQLRSMVIPADVYEGWRFGMQAWTMKDKTLFETIDQAAALGLRWLEAFPGQRISPEISDGFGPEISAELRGKVLEKLQRTGIQIKTFGVYGFPSEEAQMRKTFEFAKAMGIEVILSEPSLDQFDLLDRLAQEYQIRVAIHNHPQPTRYWNPEIVYAICKDRSDWIGAAPDIGHWVRSGIDPVEWLQKLSGQIYNVHLKEIDEGKDLIWGQGKNRIGAALVQLHKQGYQGPLILEYENHWDEDYVPQLRQCIAFYTQEAVRLASERWPSLLKDDLSNAVLNPGSWTYQNGVLSRKGKGDIWTQGKYKDFILDFDFKVEKNTNSGVFLRAAERTWLPWIEVQIMDSYGKPVDRRETCGAIYDILAPQNNPVNPAGQWNRMTIFAAGPIIRVFLNHQPMINMDLRQWTTAHQNPDGSSNKFDIAYKDLPPEGYIGFQDHGFPVEYRNIKIRELN is encoded by the coding sequence ATGATGCGAACCATTCTCTTGTCGGCGGTCGTAATTATGTTCAGTTTGACGGCCCAATTGCGTTCGATGGTGATTCCGGCGGATGTCTATGAGGGCTGGCGTTTTGGAATGCAGGCCTGGACGATGAAGGATAAGACGCTTTTTGAAACGATTGACCAGGCGGCTGCCCTGGGACTGCGATGGCTGGAGGCCTTTCCCGGACAGCGAATCAGCCCGGAGATTTCCGACGGATTCGGCCCGGAGATTTCTGCGGAACTGCGGGGAAAGGTTCTTGAAAAACTGCAGCGAACCGGAATTCAGATCAAAACCTTCGGGGTGTACGGCTTTCCAAGTGAAGAGGCCCAAATGCGGAAAACCTTTGAATTTGCCAAAGCAATGGGGATTGAAGTGATCCTCTCTGAGCCCTCTCTGGATCAGTTTGACCTGCTGGACCGGCTGGCTCAGGAATATCAGATTCGCGTGGCAATTCACAATCATCCCCAGCCGACCCGTTATTGGAATCCGGAGATTGTTTATGCGATTTGCAAAGACCGCAGCGACTGGATAGGTGCGGCTCCGGATATCGGTCATTGGGTGCGAAGCGGAATCGACCCGGTTGAGTGGCTTCAGAAGCTGAGCGGGCAAATCTATAATGTGCATCTGAAGGAAATCGACGAGGGCAAAGATTTGATTTGGGGACAGGGCAAAAACCGCATCGGGGCTGCTTTGGTCCAGCTGCACAAGCAGGGTTATCAGGGCCCGCTTATTTTGGAATACGAAAATCACTGGGATGAAGATTATGTTCCCCAGCTGCGTCAGTGCATCGCTTTCTATACGCAGGAGGCCGTGCGTCTGGCTTCCGAACGATGGCCGAGTCTTTTGAAGGATGATTTGAGCAATGCGGTTTTGAATCCCGGCAGCTGGACGTATCAGAACGGTGTGCTAAGCCGCAAGGGAAAAGGGGATATCTGGACGCAGGGCAAATACAAAGATTTTATTCTCGATTTTGATTTCAAAGTCGAAAAAAATACGAACAGCGGCGTCTTTCTGCGGGCGGCGGAGCGCACCTGGCTGCCGTGGATCGAGGTGCAGATTATGGATTCGTACGGCAAACCGGTGGACCGGCGGGAAACCTGCGGGGCGATTTATGACATTCTCGCTCCGCAAAACAATCCGGTCAATCCGGCCGGCCAATGGAATCGTATGACTATCTTTGCCGCCGGGCCTATTATCCGCGTGTTTCTGAATCATCAGCCGATGATTAATATGGACCTGCGGCAGTGGACAACCGCTCATCAAAATCCGGACGGCTCATCCAACAAATTTGACATTGCCTACAAAGACCTGCCGCCGGAGGGATACATCGGTTTTCAGGACCATGGGTTCCCTGTGGAATATCGGAATATTAAGATTCGTGAACTGAACTGA